One Grus americana isolate bGruAme1 chromosome Z, bGruAme1.mat, whole genome shotgun sequence DNA window includes the following coding sequences:
- the SIGLEC15 gene encoding sialic acid-binding Ig-like lectin 15 — protein MREFGLFLLCLLRISRKGVQSNGWSVHVPSDVTGELGKMVILPCTFTHPYKTFDRTLTAIWRIKEPYNGTIVFKCISQSSSELCKTAISYKNKYKLLGNPRHKDLSIRIDNLTWSDSERYFCRVELSGDIHDKYESRNGIKLHLIAAPRIINITVSNNGDRTFQARCIAEGEPAPTLTWTGPPYSNLTSITSMNHRVTKELRYLTHDGKYTCTAVNSHGRAEGAVYFYKFKASSSSFFLILIFVPLGIKVLILLVILSFTVFSRGGPPSAPTSLARPQLQDSTYENFDRRHGGSQTLPTERTASRRS, from the exons ATGAGagagtttggtttgtttcttctgtgcCTCCTTCGCATCTCCAGGAAGG GTGTGCAGTCCAATGGCTGGTCTGTTCATGTCCCGTCTGATGTTACTGGTGAACTTGGGAAGATGGTTATCCTTCCCTGTACTTTCACACACCCATACAAAACATTTGACCGGACCCTCACTGCCATTTGGAGGATCAAGGAACCTTACAATGGCACGATAGTTTTCAAGTGCATTAGCCAGAGCTCCAGCGAGCTCTGTAAGACTGCCATCAGCtacaaaaacaaatacaaactgCTTGGCAACCCCCGGCACAAGGACCTTTCCATCAGGATTGACAATCTGACCTGGAGTGACAGCGAGAGATACTTCTGCCGGGTGGAGTTGTCCGGAGATATCCACGACAAGTATGAAAGCAGGAATGGGATAAAGCTGCATTTGATTG CTGCCCCCAGGATCATCAACATCACCGTCAGCAACAACGGGGATCGCACCTTCCAGGCACGCTGCATTGCCGAGGGGGAGCCAGCACCCACTCTGACCTGGACCGGACCACCCTACAGCAACCTCACCTCCATCACCAGCATGAACCATCGCGTCACCAAGGAGCTCCGGTACCTGACCCACGATGGAAAATACACCTGTACTGCTGTCAACAGCCACGGGAGAGCAGAGGGGGCTGTGTACTTCTATAAATTCAAAgcatccagcagctccttctTCCTGATCCTGATCTTTGTGCCTCTGGGAATTAAAGTGCTCATTTTGCTGGTGATACTGAGCTTCACTGTTTTCTCGAGAGGAG GTCCCCCTTCTGCCCCAACCAGCCTGGCCCG GCCACAGCTGCAAGATTCCACCTACGAGAACTTTGACCGCAGACACGGCGGCAGCCAGACTTTGCCAACAGAGAGAACAGCATCAAGACGCAGCTGA